In the genome of Populus nigra chromosome 19, ddPopNigr1.1, whole genome shotgun sequence, the window AAATATACGCACTCACTGATAATTGGAAACAACCATGCACAATGAGAAACAGTAAGAGAGAAACACAAACCTTAACTACAGTTTGGCTGAACCAGGAGATGAGACCATATTTGTTAAGATACCCAGCCATGGCAATGAGGGCAGCAAACCATGTCAAGGTATCCCAGGCAACTGCTTCAGCTAAGCACTCCTTCCATGTCACTACGCCAGTGACAAGAAGGACAGACAATCCAAGAATAGCAGAAGTAACAGCATCCACATTCAGCATCCCACCAAAAATCCAGAGTCCCacctaaattgaaaagaaataaagaaatccTTCACTATTGGAGACAGAGCGCAGAATCAATAAACATGCAAAGCAGTATGTAGAATTCATGACAGCACAAACACATAAAATACATCCACTAAATTATGAACATGGTACCCAAAAAAAGAAGCTGTGTAGTATATTATTCAAAGAAGTGGTTAGcataaagaaaaagggaaaaaaaatgtatttcacATGATATAGTGCTCGCTCAGATGCCAAAGTTTTGCTGTGAGAATGCATCACATTTGAATGAAAACACCCGGGCAACAAATTTACGGGTATTACTTTTGAAAGCAAAGTACTAGCTTTGCATCAACCATGATCTGATGATCATGCAACGGACAACAGTATATACATCAGCTACTGGCACGTTAATAATCCAATTGACTATACGACATCACAAATCTCTCAAATCAGCCTAATGGACTCCGTCTTTGAAAAGCCATATGTCCAAAACATATAATCAACACAGGCcctcagagaaaaaaaaaaaactgggtaTGGTCTGAAAATCTTCAAATTTCCATCTAATATCAGTAATGAGAGCACATTTACAACATAAGAAACAGATGAAATCCAAGGTCCCAACCTAGTTACTCTAACTACTCCCCAAGTGTCCTGGAAATCTACTGTTTCCAACTCTGACCAATATAGGAGCTTTCTTCAACAATTGGAATTATTGTGCAAACCAACTGTTCAACTACCACCAAAGAGTATTGATACATGGAGAATAAAGTCTGCCAAGATGATATTCCTTTCAAAGAAGCTTGATGGGATGTTGGCTGACAAGTCAAGTAAATTTATCTTGCACCAAAGATTCCAACCTCAAAATAATGCAAACACTCCTTCAATAGAAGCTTGAGTGAGGTCACGAGAAAGCACCAAGAGAATTCCCCTAAACCTTGAATAAGCTGCAaagttgataaatttaaaagttccTAACTACATTAACTTCCCCCATGCTCATCTCTGAAAACACATGTAACATCCTCAATACCTTACAAAAGAGCCTGGTGCCTAAACTGTTGCTACTTCAGTGTCCAAGAACAGAGTTCCTTCTGATTAAACTTACTATTCTACATAAGAACTCCGTGAAGCACAAAACTTCTCCAGTCGTTAAAAAGACACTAGTGTCCTAACACTGGCAAAGAAAATTAACGTACCAGAACATTCAGTAGATCCAAATCATTCCTCTATACCTTGACCATATTCCATGAACCACTGCCAAAGGTCATCACAAGTTTAGCTGTTTGGAAGGATCCTCTCAAAGTGCACATGAGCACAAAAGACCCATTATGGACGGACACTTAATGACTATTATCATgccaataaataattaatatattctcCAAAATGACTGATAAAAAAACCACTCAGCTAACACTCTTTGAAAAAAGCAGAGAATGCTTACTGCTGACATACTAGTTTCTACCTATACAACGGCCACAGAACTAGTAGCATCACTACATTTAAACCAAGAAACAAATTGAACTATGCCTTCCCATCAACAGAAGTTGGATTATGCTTACAGTGGAAAATGAGCTCACACACAACACCATTAGAAGCAGAGCCTATGCCATTTAACATTATCAAGCAGAGCCTAAACCAATTATCATATTTGTtccaaacagaaaataaaattaagatggcagatttaaaaacaaaattaaagcaGATTTGAACACAAAAGGAAAACTATACTGTGAGAAGCAAGGTGCAGGTGCCAGCCACAGTAATCTCATTTTCAAATATAGCAACCCAGCTAAACTCTTAATTTCAAATTCCATACTCAAAAAAATGCAAATATGCCTGGAAGAGAAACTCAATCGTGGAAAAATCACCTAAGTTCTAAGAAAAGATCCAGCTACTGCTAAGAAAATCTCCCTGGGCCATGAATTGGCTGCCAAGTTGTGCAGATTTATGACTCCAGATCACAGACATTCCTTCCTCCTTCACAATAAACACATCTAAAATCCCCAACCATCTGTTATCTTCGAAACCCTTTGCATATATGAGAACCCAAACCAGAATTGATTTGTTACTTTAGCAGCTATGAACAGATTTCCttccaaaacacaaaaataacttttcaaaacGTAAATTAGCAGGGCTTGACTAATGCTGCATAAGAATTCATCATCAATAATGCAAAGAACAAATATAGCTAAACAATTCTCCAGTCTCTAACAAAACATCATTCAACTAAACATTCAAGCATACAAGTAAAATTTTCCAATGACCCAAATGCCATGTGATGTAGCTTAAACAATTCCCCAAAATGTCCAAAAAACACCACTCAGCTAACAATAAATGACAGCAAAGAAGAATTATCGCTAACTAACAGCTGATGGTCATACCTAAACTATTCCTATCGAAACCGAGAAACAGAGTAAAGGGAGCATCAGCATCAGCAAATTAAATTTGCGTAAGCATGTAGTAGGCACCATTGCACCAAATTAAGCAGGATGCAATAAGCAAAATACAGATATAAAACAGAAACACAAACTATACCGTGAGAAACAGAGTGCCAGCCATAACAATTTCATTAGTAGACATGGGTCCCATCTTCTCCAACTTCTCCCTAGCCAATTTAGGTGCATCAGGACTAGTCTTGACAGTTGGCGGataaatcaaatacaaaatcaaCGGAACAACAATCAACGAAACCAATCCAGGCACAATCGCAGCCTTGGCCCAATCCGTCCACCCAATTGTTTGTTTAATCGTATTTAATGTCAAAGTAGCACTCAGAGGATTCGCAGCCATAGCTGTCAAAAACATGGAAGACGAAATCACTGATGTTTGGAAACAAGTTAACATTAACCACGAACCAAGCTTATGCTCCGTCCCATCACCCGCATTACTACCACAAGCAACACAGAGTGACTTCACTAGCGGCAAAAATATCCCTCCTGCTCGTGCAGAAACAGAAGGAATCGCCGGCGCTAGTAAAGCTTCACTAAAAACAAGACTGTAACCTAACCCTAACGAAGAAGATCCAAACAGAGACACAAATTGATACGCAATTCGGTTACCAAGTCCGGTTTTGATAAATCCACGAGCGAAGAAGAAAGCGAGTGCAATTAACCAAGGGATTGGATCACCGAATGCGGAAAACGCTGCGGAGAAAGTGAGGGTTTTTGTTAGAACTGAAGCGCCTAAGCCCATCAAAGCTACCGCTCCAAGCGGTAAGGGTTGCGTGATGATTCCGACTATTGTAGCAAGAAAAATTGCGAGCAGTTGCCATGCTGGTTTCGTAACTCCCGCGGGAACAGGAACGAACCAGAGAATGACACCTGTCGCGATGGATGCTAGTAAAGGTTTCATGGCTGCTCCTTGCCATGGCGGTGAGGGAGGTGTGATTGATGTTGGTGCGGGTGACGGTGATGCTGCAGATGCTGATGCTTTTACTGTGAAGTTAGAGATTTTCCGGGTGGCTGTTGTGATTTTAGATTTGGAGAATCTTGGGAGTGAGGGAGAGACAGTAGAGAGTTTTGGGAGATTTGGACGGAAAGGGAGGGGATGTGGTGCGGTGGATCTCAGGTGTGAGAGAGAGCGGGATTTGAGACAAGGGAGGGAGTTGTTGAAGGAAAGAGAAGATGATGTCAGAGCAAACGACGCCATTTTGGGTATGGCgttcgggggggggggggggggggttgggtTTTTCAGTCTTCACTTCTGTTCTGTACACTGCACAGTGGTTTTGAAGGGAAGGAAAAGGAAGTTTTGAGAGGTGATTGATTGGGGTTGTTTTATATGGGAAGTAAGGAGGGGAGGATCTGAGCTGTTGGTTTTTGATCGAACGGTGGATACGATGGATGGAATATACgggcttttctttctttctttctttttgccaGTGGGGTGAGCTTCGTTAGTTTCGCCCTGGAGTTGAAGTGTCCGTCTTTGTTTGTGGCAAGGCTAGTTGCTAGGATGCGCCGGTGGAATTGAGGGCACCATATTAACGTGGCAGATTGTGAGTGGATTGGGTTTCTGAAGGAACGTAGCCTTTTTGGTGATTGTGTACCGTGGAGTGACTGTGTAGTACACGTGGCTGACTATAATTGGTCGAGAAGGCTTCAGGTCAGCAATAGTGGCTTATAGCCAATATTTCCACCTTGAATTGAAAGGGATTGAATGGCCAAGAAGCTTGGAAAAACAGAGGCCAGAGAATCCAGGGAGATGAAAAGACGAGAGTAGGATTGGGGTTACGGTGACCACAGAAATACTCGGGCAAAGATTGTAAATAAGGCGAGTTGGATCTAGCGCAGCAGCAGGCAGTGAGAGAACAGACGAAGGAGAAACAGCATAAGGACGGTGGTGGAGGGAGAGCTGAGGACACATGCATGCCAGCAAGTGTGTCAAGTGATGTTGCCTTGATGAGGTTGAAAGGTGGAGGGTTGATGTCAATGTGTGACgtaaaattctgatttttttttggctgaacAATTAACTAGAGTTAAATTATGCTCTATAATgaattaatgatgtttttttaaaaatataaaaaatacattaaatgatTTAAGACAGATCAAGTCAAGTCAGATTCAAAATAGTCATAAATCTTGTTGCAAAGACAAATCTAGTAGTATTGGATGTAGCAACCAAGAAGTCTAAAAATTATTCGGTCTGGTTGGACAGCAGGATTCaacacttcttttttttttttatttttctataaacagAACTTTTTAAAAGTCGTCTTACAATCTTTTTTCTAGTAAAACCTACCCTAActttctaactttttttattagagaataaaaaactaaatcgcACATGTGTCCTAGAATAGAAGGTCCTAGAATAGAAGCAAAGTAATGATGATCATCAAGagattcttaatatatataatcagaGGCTAgagtattaaatattttattgagtaAGCAGTTGACTATTGAAACTCCTGGAGTGAAAAAGGAGACACCAAACACAATAGAAATGTCTCGAAGAGACCGGGGATCTTTTTTAGCCTAAACTAAAAGCACTAATTCCTAGTGCTATAACATAAATTATCCTTAATGCGCAAATAAAAGTCCTCATAACatgaataatattattatttaatggttattttgtaaaatatttttttaataaatataatgagataatattttttaatattaatttttttatatcatcacattacaatatttttttagatccgGTATGTTTATCAAATCTATATTATCTTAAACTTAACGTATGGTTAAGGTCAAC includes:
- the LOC133679988 gene encoding dicarboxylate transporter 1, chloroplastic-like; translation: MASFALTSSSLSFNNSLPCLKSRSLSHLRSTAPHPLPFRPNLPKLSTVSPSLPRFSKSKITTATRKISNFTVKASASAASPSPAPTSITPPSPPWQGAAMKPLLASIATGVILWFVPVPAGVTKPAWQLLAIFLATIVGIITQPLPLGAVALMGLGASVLTKTLTFSAAFSAFGDPIPWLIALAFFFARGFIKTGLGNRIAYQFVSLFGSSSLGLGYSLVFSEALLAPAIPSVSARAGGIFLPLVKSLCVACGSNAGDGTEHKLGSWLMLTCFQTSVISSSMFLTAMAANPLSATLTLNTIKQTIGWTDWAKAAIVPGLVSLIVVPLILYLIYPPTVKTSPDAPKLAREKLEKMGPMSTNEIVMAGTLFLTVGLWIFGGMLNVDAVTSAILGLSVLLVTGVVTWKECLAEAVAWDTLTWFAALIAMAGYLNKYGLISWFSQTVVKFVGGLGLSWQLSFGILVLLYFYSHYFFASGAAHIGAMFTAFLSVASALGTPPLFGAMVLAFFSNLMGGLTHYGIGSAPVFYGANYVPLAKWWGYGFLISVVNIIIWLGVGGVWWKFIGLW